From Xyrauchen texanus isolate HMW12.3.18 chromosome 12, RBS_HiC_50CHRs, whole genome shotgun sequence, one genomic window encodes:
- the LOC127652930 gene encoding germ cell nuclear acidic protein, translating to MATLRSLLLGLLLALLCSFQTPLAPSASVKAQELPLIHEEGLMADDDDDDDDDDDDDDDDDDDDDDDDDDDDDDDDDDDDDDDDDDDDDDDDDDDDDDDDDDDDDDDDDDDDDDDDDDDDDDDDDDDDDDDDDDDDDDDDDDDDDDDDDDDDDDDDDDDDDDDDDDDDDDDDDDDDDDDDDDDDDDDDDDHEDDDDDDDYHAGSICSFCAHCEHCDSCDKCPCEKGDDSEHCDYCDDCGKCYICTACETLCQPGGFIDSVTGSIYKTVADVFDDDDDDDN from the exons ATGGCTACTCTGAGAAGCTTGCTGCTGGGGCTTTTGCTGGCCCTGCTCTGCTCCTTCCAGACACCTCTGGCCCCCAGTGCTTCTGTTAAAGCCCAGGAGTTGCCTCTCATCCATGAGGAAGGCCTGAtggcagatgatgatgatgatgatgatgatgatgatgatgatgacgatgatgacgatgatgacgatgacgacgacgatgatgatgatgatgatgatgacgacgacgacgatgatgatgacgacgacgATGATGACGACGACGACGATGACGATGatgacgacgatgatgatgatgatgatgatgacgacgacgATGACGACGACGATGACGACGATGATGACGACGATGATGACGACGATGatgacgacgatgatgatgatgacgatgatgatgatgacgacgatgatgatgacgacgatgatgacgacgacgacgacgacgatgatgatgatgacgacgacgatgatgatgacgacgacgatgatgatgacgacgatgacgatgatgacgatgatgatgacgacgatgatgatgatgacgatgacgaCGACGATGATGATGACCATGAAG atgatgatgatgatgatgattatcatGCAGGATCCATCTGCTCATTCTGTGCCCACTGTGAG CATTGCGACAGTTGCGATAAGTGCCCATGTGAAAAGGGAGATGACTCAGAACACTGCGACTACTGCGAC GACTGTGGAAAGTGCTACATCTGTACTGCTTGTGAGACCCTCTGTCAGCCAG GTGGTTTCATTGACTCAGTAACTGGATCCATCTATAA GACTGTCGCAGATGTCTTTGATGACGACGATGATGACGACAACTAA